The Salvia miltiorrhiza cultivar Shanhuang (shh) chromosome 1, IMPLAD_Smil_shh, whole genome shotgun sequence genome has a window encoding:
- the LOC131005192 gene encoding protein trichome birefringence-like 12, protein MASKLTPKLITCLILPSCFLILFYSSFLPFIPQSPASETPILPPATCNLFEGRWVLDPTRKPMYDSTCPFHRNAWNCIKNERDNMARINSWKWSPHGCDLDRVDPAGFLNLMRNKNIGFVGDSLNENFLVSFLCVMRLGDAGAKKWKRRGAWRGAYFPKFNVTVAYHRAVLLAKYEWQAKQPGISDEDGVKGIYRVDVDIPANDWANISGFYDVLVFNTGHWWGLDKFPKETPLVFFRGGQPIHPPLELMDGLKVVVENMVAHIEKAFPKKVLKFWRLQSPRHFQGGDWNQNGSCLFDEPLEESELDLWFDPVNNGTNKEARRVNEVIGEALKGTGIRTLELSRLSEWRADAHPAVWLGKKDAVAVWGQDCMHWCLPGLPDTWLDILTQLITTTYNFATL, encoded by the exons ATGGCATCTAAACTAACCCCGAAACTCATCACTTGCTTAATCCTCCCATCCTGCTTCCTCATCCTCTTCTACTCCTCATTCCTCCCTTTCATCCCACAATCTCCCGCTTCCGAAACCCCTATTTTACCCCCTGCAACATGCAATCTCTTCGAGGGGCGGTGGGTTCTTGATCCCACTCGCAAACCTATGTACGATTCCACCTGCCCTTTTCACAGAAATGCGTGGAACTGCATCAAGAATGAAAGGGATAACATGGCTCGGATCAATTCCTGGAAGTGGTCGCCCCATGGTTGCGATTTGGATCGTGTCGACCCGGCCGGgttcttgaatttgatgagaaataAGAATATTGGATTTGTTGGGGACTCTTTGAACGAGAACTTTTTGGTATCGTTTCTGTGCGTGATGAGATTGGGTGATGCTGGTGCTAAGAAGTGGAAGAGAAGAGGTGCTTGGAGGGGGGCTTATTTCCCCAAATTCAATGTCACTGTGGCCTATCATCGTGCCGTTTTGCTCGCTAAATATGA GTGGCAGGCTAAACAGCCTGGAATTTCTGACGAAGATGGAGTCAAAGGAATATATCGAGTAGATGTTGATATTCCAGCTAATGATTGGGCTAACATTTCTGGTTTCTACGATGTTCTGGTCTTCAACACTGGTCACTG GTGGGGTTTGGATAAATTCCCAAAAGAGACTCCTCTCGTATTCTTCAGAGGTGGGCAACCAATTCATCCTCCTCTGGAATTGATGGATGGGCTGAAAGTTGTTGTGGAGAATATGGTGGCTCATATTGAGAAAGCATTCCCCAAGAAGGTGCTCAAGTTCTGGCGGCTGCAGTCACCGAGGCATTTTCAGGGTGGCGACTGGAATCAGAACGGAAGCTGCTTGTTTGACGAGCCTCTTGAAGAATCTGAGCTTGATTTATGGTTTGATCCGGTTAACAACGGAACAAACAAAGAAGCTAGAAGAGTGAATGAAGTGATTGGGGAGGCGTTGAAAGGCACGGGCATCAGAACGCTGGAGTTGAGTCGTTTAAGCGAGTGGAGAGCCGACGCTCACCCAGCAGTGTGGTTGGGGAAGAAGGATGCAGTGGCTGTGTGGGGTCAGGACTGCATGCATTGGTGCCTGCCTGGTCTTCCTGATACTTGGCTTGATATCTTAACACAACTCATCACCACCACCTACAACTTTGCCACACTTTGA
- the LOC131005195 gene encoding uncharacterized protein LOC131005195: protein MIGFPHLLCPFLVHLKIEAMILTAPQIAPTIQTLSPNLLPIFHTLRFGPTPTRPRRALRIACSKETETPSEELLAAEFGLQIKRLNSEIAQREDAFRKSKELLFAEMSEFVGLKSEDLTNKWRRMDDDEKWVLVRGFVAEWSAHFHPLSARSVKELVEEYVAGIHEFSDSASGNFFSDFTKLFGFHSDDSQG, encoded by the coding sequence ATGATAGGATTCCCACACCTGCTTTGCCCTTTTCTCGTCCACCTAAAAATCGAGGCGATGATCCTTACTGCCCCACAAATTGCTCCGACGATCCAAACCCTATCCCCGAATCTCCTGCCCATATTCCACACCCTCCGGTTCGGCCCGACCCCGACCCGCCCGCGCAGAGCCCTCAGAATCGCGTGCAGCAAAGAGACCGAAACCCCGAGCGAGGAATTGCTGGCCGCCGAGTTCGGCCTCCAGATCAAGAGATTGAATTCCGAAATCGCTCAGCGAGAAGACGCCTTCAGGAAAAGCAAAGAGCTCCTCTTCGCGGAGATGTCTGAATTCGTCGGACTGAAATCGGAGGATTTGACCAACAAGTGGCGCAGAATGGACGACGATGAGAAATGGGTTTTGGTTAGAGGTTTTGTTGCCGAGTGGAGCGCCCATTTTCATCCCTTATCGGCTAGGTCTGTCAAAGAATTGGTCGAAGAATACGTAGCTGGAATTCATGAATTCTCGGATTCTGCTTCTGGTAATTTCTTCTCTGATTTCACCAAATTGTTTGGCTTTCATAGTGATGATAGCCAAGGATGA
- the LOC131005193 gene encoding protein RMD5 homolog: protein MELNVIQDSFERVAKRQKLSSSKSQEMITQVGYEIEQALARIQSSSDSTVAVDQKTVLAELKAKLQVVGSHTHLEGPQRELNTNLSRYQKVLEKAMHPDISKGCVDVDFDRHILNQIIICHFYFEGLFDIVDCLVKEAGEPEAISLRLQYQEIHQILEALKSRDLGPASKWISANKERLNESGSDLELKLHKLHFVDLLQSKGRADALRYAKTYLAPLASCHMKEIQRLLCSVLWAGRLDRSPYADLADPSHWENFAEEVMRTSCNFTGQSIRDPLSVVLAAGMEGLPTLLKLANVMAAKKQEWEAMKQLPVPLELGKEFHFHSIFVCPVSRDQGSEENPPMLLPCGHVLCKQSIHKLSKANTRNFKCPYCPHDASFAQCKQLCF from the coding sequence ATGGAGCTCAATGTTATACAAGATTCATTTGAGAGGGTTGCAAAGAGACAAAAGTTGTCATCTTCAAAATCCCAAGAAATGATCACCCAAGTTGGCTATGAAATTGAACAGGCACTGGCAAGAATACAATCAAGTAGTGATTCTACTGTTGCGGTTGATCAGAAGACAGTTCTTGCTGAACTGAAAGCCAAGCTTCAGGTTGTTGGTTCACACACTCATTTAGAGGGACCGCAGCGAGAGCTTAACACAAATCTCAGCAGGTATCAGAAGGTGCTCGAGAAAGCGATGCATCCGGACATATCCAAGGGTTGCGTAGATGTTGATTTCGACCGCCATATTCTAAACCAGATCATAATTTGTCACTTTTACTTTGAAGGCCTATTTGATATCGTCGACTGCTTGGTTAAAGAAGCTGGGGAACCTGAAGCTATCTCACTCAGATTACAGTATCAAGAGATTCATCAAATACTGGAGGCTCTGAAGTCGAGAGATCTGGGGCCGGCCTCAAAGTGGATCTCCGCAAACAAAGAGAGACTGAACGAGTCCGGTTCAGATTTGGAGCTAAAACTTCACAAACTGCACTTTGTGGACCTTTTACAGAGTAAGGGAAGAGCAGACGCGCTGAGATACGCCAAAACATATCTCGCTCCCTTGGCTTCTTGTCACATGAAGGAGATACAAAGGCTCCTCTGTAGCGTACTGTGGGCTGGGAGGCTCGACAGGTCCCCGTATGCTGACCTGGCAGATCCAAGCCATTGGGAAAACTTTGCAGAGGAAGTGATGCGGACCTCGTGCAATTTCACAGGACAATCGATCAGGGACCCTTTGAGCGTCGTTCTAGCTGCCGGGATGGAAGGGCTACCGACTCTGCTAAAACTGGCGAACGTGATGGCAGCAAAGAAACAGGAGTGGGAAGCGATGAAACAGCTACCGGTGCCTCTAGAGTTGGGTAAGGAATTCCATTTCCATTCCATCTTCGTCTGCCCCGTTAGCCGGGATCAAGGCAGCGAAGAAAATCCGCCGATGCTGTTGCCGTGCGGCCACGTCCTGTGCAAGCAGTCGATTCATAAACTATCGAAGGCCAACACCCGCAACTTCAAGTGCCCTTATTGCCCTCACGATGCTTCTTTCGCACAGTGCAAGCAGCTGTGCttctaa
- the LOC131005196 gene encoding glutamyl-tRNA reductase 1, chloroplastic-like, with amino-acid sequence MAAASSFVISISSANRDVNSDTRLKIDHCGNAQRLRNLSSSSMLCFPPRMRGLFNDLRYKIPVPETLSFRLCPRCELASDSEIPSKSSLSALELLKTSAADRYTKETSSLLVVGFNYRTAPIEIREKLSVPEAQWPQAIGELCALNHIEEAAVLSTCNRLEIYVVAMSQHRGIKEVTEWMSKISSVPVSELCQHRVLLFNKDATQHLFEVSSGLDSLVLGEGQILSQVKQVVKTGQGVPGFERKISGLFKHAITVGKRVRTETSISTGSVSVSSAAVELAMMKLPESAHDSAKMLVVGAGKMGKLVIRHLAAKGCRRIVVVNRTEDRLNSIREELKDIEIEYRPFSQLWTCAGEADVIFTCTALKSLLFSKDQVQTLPPVGPEVGGQRLFVDIAVPRNVGSCVSDIESIQVYNVDDLEEVVAANKEDRLMKAMEAQAIIEEEVKQFEAWKDSLETVPTIKKLRAYAERIRAAELEKCLSKMRDDLPKSEKKAIYDLSVGIVNKLLHGPMQHLRCDGTDNRGLNEILENMQALNRIFSLDTEISVLEQKVRAKVKQQNKQVAP; translated from the exons ATGGCGGCGGCGAGCAGCTTCGTGATTTCCATCTCATCTGCCAACCGTGATGTTAATTCGGATACTAGATTGAAAATTGATCATTGCGGCAATGCCCAGCGTCTTCGTAATCTGTCGAGCTCTTCCATGCTTTGTTTTCCTCCGCGGATGCGAGGTCTTTTCAATGATTTGAGGTACAAGATTCCCGTGCCTGAAACGCTGTCGTTTAGATTGTGTCCGAGATGCGAGCTTGCTTCCGACTCGGAGATCCCCTCTAAATCGAGTCTTTCGGCTTTGGAGCTTCTGAAGACTTCCGCTGCTGATC GTTATACGAAAGAAACCAGCAGTCTTTTGGTTGTTGGTTTTAACTACCGTACAGCACCCATTGAGATACGTGAGAAACTTTCTGTACCAGAAGCACAATGGCCTCAAGCAATTGGTGAACTATGTGCTCTAAATCATATAGAGGAAGCTGCTGTTCTTAGCACATGCAACAGGCTGGAGATATATGTGGTGGCTATGTCCCAGCATCGTGGAATAAAAGAAGTGACTGAATGGATGTCTAAG ATAAGTTCAGTGCCAGTTTCAGAGCTGTGTCAGCACAGAGTTTTACTTTTTAATAAAGATGCCACACAACATCTTTTTGAAGTATCTTCAGGACTCGATTCCCTTGTTTTAGGTGAAGGTCAAATTCTTTCACAGGTGAAACAGGTTGTTAAAACAGGACAAGGTGTCCCTGGATTTGAACGTAAAATAAGTGGGCTATTTAAGCATGCAATCACTGTGGGAAAACGTGTTAGAACAGAAACCAGTATCTCTACTGGGTCGGTATCAGTTAGTTCAGCTGCTGTGGAGCTTGCAATGATGAAACTTCCAGAGTCTGCGCATGATTCAGCGAAAATGTTGGTCGTTGGAGCTGGAAAGATGGGAAAGCTCGTGATAAGACACCTAGCTGCAAAGGGATGCAGAAGGATAGTCGTTGTTAACAGAACAGAGGACAGACTAAATTCCATACGAGAGGAGCTCAAGGATATTGAAATTGAATATAGGCCTTTCTCACAATTATGGACATGTGCTGGTGAAGCAGATGTCATTTTCACATGTACGGCTTTGAAATCTCTTCTGTTCTCAAAAGATCAAGTTCAAACACTTCCCCCCGTGGGTCCAGAAGTTGGAGGCCAGAGGTTATTTGTCGACATTGCTGTTCCTAGAAACGTGGGATCATGTGTATCAGATATTGAGAGCATTCAAGTTTACAACGTGGATGACTTGGAGGAAGTAGTGGCTGCCAACAAGGAAGACAGATTGATGAAAGCAATGGAAGCTCAGGCAATCATTGAAGAAGAAGTGAAACAATTCGAAGCATGGAAGGACTCCCTCGAGACTGTCCCAACCATCAAGAAGCTTAGGGCATATGCAGAACGAATTAGAGCCGCTGAGTTGGAAAAGTGTTTGTCGAAGATGCGTGATGATCTACCAAAGAGTGAAAAGAAAGCTATATATGACCTGAGTGTAGGAATTGTGAACAAGCTCCTTCATGGTCCCATGCAACACTTGCGATGTGATGGCACGGATAACCGCGGGCTGAATGAAATCCTGGAAAACATGCAGGCGCTTAACAGAATATTCAGTCTGGACACAGAGATCTCCGTCCTGGAGCAGAAAGTACGGGCAAAAGTGAAACAACAGAACAAACAAGTAGCTCCTTGA
- the LOC131005197 gene encoding peptide methionine sulfoxide reductase B5-like, with amino-acid sequence MIKMGSQIMKVTPFAASRTFIASGPALATLNRIPKAPISQIIRHSSYLSGGVSGLGLNRGKKGFRSGVVAMATTNSVHKSDEEWRAVLSPEQFRILRLKGTEFPGTGEYDKFFGEGIYECAGCGTPLYKSSTKFNSGCGWPAFYEGLPGAINRTGDPDGRRIEITCAACGGHLGHVFKGEGFRTPTDERHCVNSVSLKFTPGNSESSL; translated from the exons atgatCAAAATGGGCTCGCAAATAATGAAAGTCACGCCTTTCGCAGCTTCTAGAACGTTCATTGCCAGCGGCCCCGCTCTCGCAACACTCAATCGCATCCCTAAAGCTCCCATTTCTCAAATAATTAGACATAGCAGCTACTTGTCGGGTGGGGTTTCTGGGTTGGGTCTAAATCGGGGGAAGAAGGGTTTCAGAAGCGGAGTTGTGGCCATGGCTACTACTAATTCAGTGCATAAATCGGATGAGGAGTGGCGCGCTGTTCTGTCGCCGGAGCAGTTTCGTATTCTAAGGCTCAAGGGCACTGA GTTTCCTGGTACAGGTGAATATGACAAGTTCTTTGGGGAGGGTATATACGAATGTGCAGGATGTGGAACTCCCCTCTACAAGTCATCAACCAAATTCAACTCTGGCTGCGGTTGGCCTGCCTTCTACGAGGGTCTCCCTGGGGCCATAAACCGAACT GGCGATCCTGATGGACGGAGGATAGAGATCACTTGTGCAGCCTGCGGTGGCCACCTCGGTCATGTCTTCAAAGGAGAAGGGTTTCGTACACCCACAGATGAACGCCATTGTGTTAATAGCGTATCGCTCAAGTTCACTCCAGGAAATTCTGAATCTTCGCTGTGA